Proteins co-encoded in one Arachis stenosperma cultivar V10309 chromosome 7, arast.V10309.gnm1.PFL2, whole genome shotgun sequence genomic window:
- the LOC130939835 gene encoding uncharacterized protein LOC130939835: protein MEALKTQDMVASKKNYKKSYIKGNSLENNFESNKKEKHKKRKRRHEINGEATRNSKEEGFTSRKKKRKRLQEISASIASKRHKLIEDNDLESAVSSTDLRVSKKSRVKFVEEENYADEAKDEIEPSRVEIFLKIHKRRKDGRPLDKKSAKAAELIEEKLNNGELSNEESINGVAWEGDVYSQVLKSDRSGYVHGVIGIGIIVTAIGLIVGCLAAVLA from the exons ATGGAAGCTTTGAAAACTCAG GATATGGTTGCATCAAAGAAGAActataaaaaatcatatattaaAGGAAACAGTTTGGAAAATAATTTCGAGtcaaataaaaaggaaaaacataagaagagaaagagaaggcatGAAATTAATGGGGAAGCTACAAGAAATTCGAAAGAAGAGGGCTTCACCAgtagaaaaaagaagagaaagagattgCAAGAAATCAGTGCTTCAATAGCAAGCAAAAGACACAAACTTATTGAGGATAATGATCTTGAGAGTGCCGTCTCAAGTACAGATTTAAGAGTTTCTAAAAAGAGTCGTGTCAAATTTGTTGAAGAGGAAAATTATGCTGATGAA GCCAAGGATGAAATCGAACCTTCACGAGTAgagatttttctcaaaattcaTAAAAGGCGTAAGGATGGTAGACCATTGGATAAGAAGTCTGCAAAAGCAGCG GAACTAATTGAAGAGAAGTTGAACAATGGTGAGCTATCTAATGAAGAATCTATTAATGGTGTTGCTTGGGAAGGAGATGTTTACTCTCAAGTATTGAAAAGTGATAGAAGTGGTTACGTAC ATGGTGTTATAGGAATTGGTATTATTGTAACTGCTATAGGACTCATAGTTGGTTGCCTTGCTGCAGTATTGGCCTAA